A part of Desulfofundulus salinus genomic DNA contains:
- a CDS encoding sigma-E processing peptidase SpoIIGA — MTGYVVYVDQVLAGNLLFNYILLWTAGRLSQVRTTLFRLVLSSALGSVYALFFFVPGFNQLFSLPLKIFFSCLMVVGAFAPLPLRRLLACLGFFYLSSFALGGIWLGFIYFLYSSSDFASAVNQILRIIQRYFWPGLLLALLTLVGGGRVLVLLLHLRLEQQGHRVTLVVEVEGGRVEVSGLVDTGNSLRDPLTGHPVIVVEYTALLPILPPAVRQIFEEPEDSGDPSLLAALAGTDWAVRLCLIPFRSVGQEQGMLIGIRPDRVEILQKGGSTGVHQVVVGIYRHSLGNYQALVPPALVRAA, encoded by the coding sequence ATGACCGGCTACGTCGTCTATGTGGATCAGGTCCTGGCAGGCAATTTGCTCTTCAACTATATTCTATTATGGACGGCCGGGCGACTATCACAGGTGAGGACAACTTTATTCCGGCTGGTATTATCCAGTGCCCTGGGCAGTGTATACGCTTTGTTCTTTTTTGTTCCAGGCTTTAACCAGTTATTTAGTTTGCCTTTGAAAATTTTCTTTTCATGCTTAATGGTCGTGGGAGCCTTTGCTCCTTTGCCCCTGCGGAGACTGCTCGCCTGTCTGGGTTTTTTTTACCTATCATCTTTTGCCCTGGGAGGCATCTGGCTGGGTTTTATTTATTTTCTTTATTCCAGTAGCGATTTTGCTTCCGCCGTAAACCAGATATTGCGCATCATCCAGCGTTATTTTTGGCCCGGCCTGTTGCTGGCTCTTTTAACCCTGGTAGGGGGAGGGCGTGTACTGGTCCTGTTGTTGCATTTGCGGCTGGAGCAGCAGGGCCACCGGGTGACCCTGGTGGTGGAAGTGGAAGGGGGGCGGGTAGAGGTAAGTGGCCTGGTGGATACGGGTAACAGTTTAAGGGACCCTCTTACCGGTCACCCGGTGATTGTTGTGGAGTACACCGCCTTGCTGCCCATATTGCCCCCGGCGGTGCGGCAAATTTTCGAGGAACCGGAGGATTCCGGCGACCCTTCCCTGCTGGCAGCCCTGGCCGGAACCGACTGGGCGGTCCGCCTCTGTTTGATTCCCTTTCGCTCCGTGGGCCAGGAGCAGGGGATGTTGATTGGTATTCGTCCGGACCGGGTGGAAATTCTCCAAAAAGGTGGTAGTACCGGGGTTCATCAGGTGGTCGTAGGTATTTACAGGCATTCGTTGGGAAATTACCAGGCACTGGTGCCTCCGGCACTGGTCAGGGCAGCCTGA
- the ftsZ gene encoding cell division protein FtsZ → MLDFELENNQFANIKVIGVGGAGNNAVNRMIMAGLRGVEFIAVNTDAQALQLAQTSNKIQIGAKLTKGLGAGANPEIGQKAAEESRDDIIQALKGADMVFVTAGMGGGTGTGAAPVVAEVAKELGALTVGVVTKPFTFEGRKRMNQAEMGIQNLKGKVDTLITIPNDRLLQVIDKHTSIVEAFRIADDVLRQGVQGISDLIAVPGLINLDFADVKTIMKDTGSALMGIGVASGENRATEAARMAISSPLLETSIEGARGVLLNITGGTSLGLFEVNEAAEIISQAADPEANIIFGAVIDERMEDEVRVTVIATGFDQKVVKKERAKDELEIKPFTSHDDLDIPAFLRRRN, encoded by the coding sequence ATGCTTGACTTTGAGCTTGAAAACAACCAGTTTGCCAATATTAAGGTCATCGGAGTGGGAGGGGCAGGTAACAACGCCGTTAACCGGATGATTATGGCCGGTTTGCGGGGAGTGGAGTTCATTGCTGTTAACACCGATGCCCAGGCCCTCCAGCTGGCCCAAACAAGCAACAAAATCCAGATCGGGGCCAAGTTAACCAAAGGGCTGGGTGCCGGTGCCAATCCGGAGATTGGGCAGAAGGCGGCCGAGGAGAGCCGGGATGATATCATCCAGGCCTTGAAGGGGGCAGACATGGTTTTTGTTACTGCCGGTATGGGTGGCGGTACCGGTACCGGGGCGGCGCCGGTGGTGGCCGAGGTGGCCAAGGAGCTGGGTGCTTTGACTGTAGGGGTGGTGACCAAGCCTTTTACCTTTGAAGGAAGAAAGAGGATGAACCAGGCAGAGATGGGTATTCAGAACCTGAAGGGCAAGGTGGATACCCTGATCACCATTCCCAACGATCGCCTGTTGCAGGTTATTGACAAGCATACCTCCATTGTAGAGGCTTTTCGCATAGCTGACGATGTTCTGCGCCAGGGCGTGCAGGGCATTTCGGACCTGATTGCCGTTCCCGGTTTGATCAACCTGGATTTTGCCGATGTGAAGACAATCATGAAGGATACCGGTTCCGCCCTCATGGGTATCGGGGTGGCCAGCGGTGAGAACCGGGCTACCGAGGCGGCCCGCATGGCCATTTCCAGCCCGTTGCTGGAAACCTCCATCGAAGGGGCCAGGGGCGTACTGTTAAACATTACCGGCGGTACCTCCCTGGGTCTCTTTGAGGTAAATGAGGCGGCGGAAATTATCTCCCAGGCCGCTGATCCCGAAGCCAACATCATTTTTGGTGCGGTCATCGATGAGCGCATGGAAGATGAAGTGCGGGTAACGGTCATTGCTACCGGTTTTGATCAAAAAGTGGTTAAAAAAGAACGGGCTAAAGATGAGTTAGAAATTAAGCCCTTCACCAGCCACGACGACCTGGACATTCCGGCCTTTTTACGCCGCCGCAATTAG
- the ftsA gene encoding cell division protein FtsA, producing MTGKEVVAGLDVGTSSMVAVVARVADPERVAGVGWCPSLGMRKGIVIDLEGVAQAVRRAVEMAQEATGCRIGTVCVGFSGHGVNVLTRHADITIGHGGKITTGDVADLIQILRQVEVPAGRRVLQVVPVEFMIDGVPRRDNPVGRTGSKLSLEARVVTVDSQIVDQLVTAVEAAGLRVVEVVLNPLVVAQGVLSTVERELGAALVDLGGGTTAVTVFKGGTLVDMTVIPVGGEHITSDLAIGVRTSLDAAEKVKREIGLLPQEAVFVELPSMGGLASRRASLATIRQIIESRVLEILDLIKQNIDRLARGKALPGGVILAGGGSCLKGLPDLASRVLQLPVRVATTEPDWQAARFLARHMAAWVARRENYRLAVAAGEFRFEPRGVRQIFAHLRRSYPHGSGTDG from the coding sequence TTGACTGGAAAGGAAGTTGTTGCCGGCCTGGATGTGGGTACGTCCAGTATGGTGGCGGTGGTGGCCCGGGTTGCCGATCCCGAACGGGTGGCCGGAGTGGGCTGGTGCCCATCCCTGGGCATGCGCAAGGGTATAGTCATTGACCTGGAAGGGGTAGCCCAGGCGGTGCGGCGGGCCGTGGAGATGGCCCAGGAGGCTACCGGATGCAGGATCGGCACTGTTTGCGTGGGTTTTTCCGGCCATGGCGTAAATGTGCTCACCAGACATGCCGATATAACTATTGGTCACGGCGGAAAAATTACCACCGGTGATGTGGCTGACCTGATACAAATTCTGAGGCAAGTGGAAGTTCCTGCCGGAAGGCGGGTTTTGCAAGTAGTGCCAGTGGAATTTATGATTGACGGTGTGCCCCGGAGGGATAATCCCGTCGGACGTACGGGTTCCAAACTATCCCTGGAAGCACGGGTGGTAACTGTAGATAGTCAAATTGTAGATCAGTTGGTTACCGCGGTAGAAGCGGCGGGACTCCGGGTGGTGGAGGTTGTTTTAAACCCACTGGTAGTGGCGCAGGGAGTTTTGAGTACCGTCGAGAGGGAACTTGGCGCGGCTCTGGTGGATTTAGGTGGTGGAACTACGGCCGTCACGGTTTTCAAAGGTGGGACCCTGGTGGATATGACCGTTATTCCCGTGGGTGGGGAACATATTACCAGCGACCTGGCTATTGGAGTGAGGACTTCCCTGGATGCGGCCGAAAAGGTGAAACGCGAGATCGGCCTCCTTCCACAAGAAGCAGTATTTGTGGAATTACCTTCCATGGGCGGCCTGGCCTCCAGGCGGGCCAGCCTGGCTACTATCAGGCAGATTATCGAATCAAGAGTGCTGGAGATTCTGGATCTAATTAAGCAAAACATTGACAGGCTCGCCCGGGGGAAGGCGTTGCCCGGAGGGGTTATACTCGCCGGCGGGGGCTCCTGTTTAAAAGGATTGCCCGATCTGGCCTCTCGGGTTTTGCAATTGCCCGTCCGGGTTGCTACAACGGAACCGGACTGGCAGGCTGCCCGTTTTTTGGCCAGGCATATGGCAGCATGGGTAGCCAGGCGGGAAAACTACAGGCTGGCGGTGGCAGCCGGGGAGTTCCGGTTCGAGCCGCGGGGTGTAAGACAAATTTTTGCCCATTTACGCCGGAGTTACCCTCATGGAAGCGGTACTGACGGTTAA
- a CDS encoding small basic family protein, which translates to MWLGIWLAVAGLVLGVLLGLNIPLVLPQVYAKYLSVAALAALDSVFGGIRAAMEDQFDNTVFISGFFSNALLAAGLAFIGERLGIDLYLAAVVAFGVRLFQNLAIIRRHLFKKLK; encoded by the coding sequence ATGTGGTTGGGTATCTGGCTGGCTGTTGCCGGTTTGGTTTTGGGAGTGCTGCTGGGGCTGAATATCCCCCTGGTGTTGCCACAGGTTTACGCCAAGTATCTTTCCGTGGCGGCCCTGGCGGCCCTGGACTCGGTTTTTGGAGGCATCCGGGCAGCCATGGAGGACCAGTTTGATAACACCGTCTTTATTTCCGGTTTCTTCAGCAATGCCCTGCTGGCCGCCGGTCTGGCCTTCATTGGAGAACGCCTGGGGATCGATCTTTATTTAGCCGCCGTGGTGGCCTTCGGGGTGCGGCTGTTTCAAAACCTGGCCATTATCCGGCGCCATCTGTTTAAAAAATTAAAATAA
- a CDS encoding DUF881 domain-containing protein, translating to MKLSTYLSLGLVALVLGVLIVFQFRVTRHIEQGIPAGRAQELALELRQLEKDKSKLEAEANDLSLKLEQVTRGQTEAEKALKDELAKARLLAGLVPVTGPGIEVTLDNPPQQAGGRGPVSLYAIRDEDLLRVINELRGAGAEALSINGQRIVAHTEIRWAAPFINVNLTRVVPPYHILAIGKPDNLKSALEIPGGLVEYLQDLGVQVKIQPYDRLTIPGYSRTTEFHYAKPVVKG from the coding sequence ATGAAGCTGTCCACCTATCTATCCCTCGGATTGGTGGCCCTGGTTTTGGGTGTGCTGATTGTTTTCCAGTTCCGGGTTACCAGGCACATTGAACAGGGTATTCCGGCCGGCCGTGCACAGGAGCTGGCCCTGGAACTGCGCCAGCTGGAAAAGGATAAGAGCAAACTTGAGGCCGAGGCCAATGACTTAAGCCTTAAACTGGAGCAGGTTACCCGGGGGCAAACCGAGGCAGAGAAGGCCCTCAAGGATGAGCTGGCCAAAGCCAGGTTGCTGGCCGGTTTGGTTCCCGTTACCGGACCCGGGATTGAGGTAACCCTGGACAATCCTCCCCAGCAGGCCGGTGGACGGGGGCCCGTGAGCCTTTATGCCATCCGGGACGAGGACCTCTTGCGGGTGATCAATGAACTGCGGGGTGCGGGGGCCGAGGCCCTTTCCATTAACGGCCAGCGCATAGTGGCCCACACCGAAATCCGCTGGGCCGCCCCCTTTATTAATGTTAACTTGACTAGAGTAGTACCGCCCTATCATATCCTGGCCATTGGCAAGCCGGACAATTTAAAAAGCGCCCTGGAGATCCCCGGCGGACTGGTGGAGTATTTACAGGATCTGGGGGTCCAGGTAAAAATTCAGCCCTATGACCGGCTTACCATCCCGGGTTATTCCCGCACGACGGAGTTTCACTATGCCAAACCAGTGGTAAAAGGGTGA
- a CDS encoding DUF881 domain-containing protein, with protein sequence MKIRGFHWALVLVGLVMGLMLAVQFRLTKDIQETPPVKQTQTLAAQVNQAKKDRDDLQRRVSDLRARLDEVAADPRLNALKEELNRVRITAGLVEVTGPGVEVTLNDSNQVLQPGQNPNLYVLHDEDVLKIINELKAAGAEAIAINGQRMLATSEIRCIGPTILTNRNQRLTPPFIISAIGNPDNLINSLQMRGGVVEQLRFWGIQVEVRKVAQLTVPAYTGGVRFEYARPLEEGGKQ encoded by the coding sequence GTGAAAATCAGGGGATTTCACTGGGCGTTGGTCCTGGTGGGGCTGGTCATGGGTCTGATGCTGGCGGTGCAGTTTCGTTTGACCAAGGATATCCAGGAAACGCCCCCCGTTAAGCAAACGCAAACCCTGGCTGCCCAGGTTAATCAAGCTAAAAAGGATCGGGATGATCTCCAGAGACGGGTAAGTGACCTGCGGGCCCGCCTGGATGAAGTGGCGGCCGATCCCCGCTTAAATGCGTTAAAAGAAGAGCTGAACCGGGTGCGTATTACAGCCGGCCTGGTAGAGGTTACCGGGCCGGGGGTAGAAGTAACTTTAAATGACAGCAACCAGGTTTTGCAGCCGGGCCAAAATCCAAACCTTTATGTTTTGCACGATGAGGATGTGCTAAAAATTATCAACGAGTTAAAGGCTGCCGGGGCCGAGGCCATAGCCATCAACGGGCAGCGCATGCTGGCCACCAGTGAAATACGCTGTATCGGCCCGACCATTTTAACCAACCGCAATCAGCGCCTGACCCCCCCTTTTATCATCTCCGCCATTGGTAATCCCGACAATTTAATTAATTCCCTGCAGATGCGGGGTGGGGTAGTGGAGCAGCTGCGCTTTTGGGGTATCCAGGTGGAGGTTAGAAAAGTGGCGCAACTAACCGTGCCGGCCTACACGGGAGGGGTGCGCTTTGAATATGCCCGCCCACTGGAGGAGGGAGGAAAACAATGA
- a CDS encoding cell division protein FtsQ/DivIB: protein MGIPRHTGKYLAERILFAFVVLLAAFILLGSPLFEVRQIEVTGNSSLPDKKIVELSGITAGTNIFKVNLKESEVRIRTVPLIKDVHLAREFPSRIVIAVEERQAVALLPVKDGFMQVDREGVCLQESGVAGSLPVVTGAVVPTPVPGQVIRDAKLGTALQVINQLPGSLLKKLSEIHVNGQGQVVLYTLDGVECRLGAPVDINRKASVLLQVLEQIRGQKIAYVDLTGVPVVKYAR, encoded by the coding sequence TTGGGCATACCGCGGCATACCGGAAAATATCTTGCCGAAAGGATTTTATTTGCCTTTGTGGTCCTGCTGGCCGCCTTTATCCTCCTGGGTTCGCCCCTGTTCGAGGTACGCCAGATTGAAGTTACCGGCAACAGCTCGCTGCCGGATAAAAAAATTGTGGAGCTTTCCGGGATCACCGCCGGCACAAATATTTTCAAGGTTAATTTAAAAGAGTCTGAAGTCCGGATCCGCACCGTGCCGCTCATCAAAGATGTCCACCTAGCCCGCGAGTTCCCGTCCCGTATAGTGATTGCGGTAGAGGAAAGACAAGCGGTGGCCTTGCTTCCCGTCAAAGACGGTTTCATGCAGGTGGACCGGGAAGGGGTATGCCTGCAGGAAAGCGGGGTGGCCGGTTCCCTGCCGGTGGTAACGGGGGCGGTTGTTCCCACCCCTGTCCCGGGGCAGGTGATCCGGGATGCGAAACTGGGTACCGCCCTGCAGGTGATCAATCAGTTGCCCGGGTCACTGCTCAAGAAACTTTCCGAAATACACGTTAATGGTCAGGGTCAGGTGGTGCTGTATACCCTTGACGGGGTGGAATGCCGCCTGGGTGCTCCTGTGGATATCAACAGAAAGGCCAGTGTGCTCCTGCAGGTTCTGGAGCAGATACGCGGTCAGAAAATAGCTTATGTAGATCTCACCGGTGTTCCAGTAGTCAAATATGCCAGATAA
- the murA gene encoding UDP-N-acetylglucosamine 1-carboxyvinyltransferase, translating into MVRFFITGGNPLRGTVRASGSKNATLPILAACLLHGTPNVIQQVPALKDVATMCDVLEYLGARVNREGDSIRVDATHIQSLEVGEDLMRRMRASNLVLGPLLGRFRRVKISYPGGCNIGSRPMNLHLKGLKALGARIEEKFGYITVEADKLVGAEIHLDVPSVGATENIMMAAVLARGTTIIRNAAREPEIVDLQNFLNRMGARIKGAGTDVIRVEGVKHLYSVEHAVIPDRIEAGTHLVAAAITGGDVTVTNVIPEHVEPVLAKLKEMGFLVETGDEYVRLVAQGRPRAVDIKTLPHPGFPTDMQPQMMALACLAEGTSVITETVFENRFKHVSELRRMGADIKVEGQTAIVKGVERLTGAPVMATDLRAGAALVLAALVAENGTVVEGVEHIDRGYERLEQKYAALGARIVRVSI; encoded by the coding sequence ATGGTCAGGTTTTTCATTACGGGCGGTAATCCCCTGCGGGGCACCGTGCGGGCCAGCGGCAGCAAGAACGCTACCCTACCGATCCTGGCCGCCTGTCTCTTGCACGGGACACCCAACGTAATCCAGCAGGTGCCGGCGTTAAAGGACGTAGCGACCATGTGCGATGTCCTGGAATACCTGGGTGCCCGGGTGAACAGGGAAGGGGATTCCATCAGGGTTGACGCCACCCATATACAATCCCTGGAGGTAGGGGAAGATTTAATGCGCCGGATGCGGGCGTCCAACCTGGTGCTGGGGCCTCTTTTGGGGCGCTTTCGCCGGGTGAAAATCTCTTATCCAGGAGGCTGCAACATCGGTTCCCGGCCTATGAACCTCCACCTGAAGGGGCTCAAGGCCCTGGGGGCCAGGATTGAGGAAAAATTTGGCTATATTACCGTGGAAGCTGATAAACTGGTGGGCGCCGAAATCCACCTGGATGTTCCCAGTGTGGGCGCCACCGAAAACATTATGATGGCTGCCGTGCTGGCCAGGGGCACCACCATCATCCGCAATGCTGCCAGGGAGCCGGAGATTGTGGACCTGCAGAACTTTTTGAACCGGATGGGAGCGCGCATTAAGGGCGCGGGTACGGATGTGATCCGCGTCGAAGGGGTCAAACACCTCTATTCGGTGGAACACGCGGTGATTCCCGATCGCATTGAAGCGGGCACCCACCTGGTAGCCGCCGCCATTACTGGCGGAGATGTCACGGTAACCAACGTCATTCCCGAACACGTGGAGCCCGTGCTGGCCAAGTTGAAGGAAATGGGCTTCCTGGTGGAGACGGGCGATGAATATGTGCGGTTGGTGGCCCAGGGGCGGCCGCGGGCAGTAGATATCAAAACGTTGCCCCATCCAGGCTTTCCCACCGATATGCAGCCCCAGATGATGGCCCTGGCCTGCCTGGCCGAAGGAACCAGCGTAATTACCGAAACCGTTTTTGAAAACCGTTTTAAGCATGTGAGCGAACTGCGGCGGATGGGTGCCGACATCAAGGTGGAGGGGCAGACGGCCATCGTCAAGGGGGTAGAAAGGCTCACCGGGGCACCGGTGATGGCCACGGATCTGCGGGCGGGCGCCGCCCTGGTCCTGGCGGCCCTGGTTGCAGAAAACGGTACGGTGGTTGAAGGTGTGGAGCATATCGACCGGGGCTACGAAAGACTGGAACAAAAATATGCCGCCCTGGGGGCCAGAATTGTGAGAGTATCCATTTGA
- the murB gene encoding UDP-N-acetylmuramate dehydrogenase produces the protein MNLPAGFKELNALLPGQVKANEPMARHTTWRIGGPADIFVEPAGVKELARLVTWVHGRGLPLYFIGNGSNLLVKDGGIRGIVVKIGRAFGQVQVRKTTLIAGAGTMLGVLASVAQKSGVGGLEFATGIPGTVGGAVVMNAGANGSSMADLVQEVIVMDSSGELERRNAGELGFGYRTSNLLGSSLVVLEVTCRGVARDADLIRADMEQYLARRRASQPLSYPSAGSVFKNPPGKTAGWLIEQAGCKGMRQGDAQVSLVHANFIVNLGRATARDVQILIHRVQQLVHERFGITLTLEVQVLGED, from the coding sequence ATGAATTTGCCGGCCGGTTTTAAAGAATTAAATGCCCTGTTACCCGGACAGGTGAAGGCCAATGAGCCCATGGCCCGCCATACCACCTGGCGTATCGGTGGCCCGGCAGATATTTTTGTGGAACCGGCGGGAGTGAAGGAACTGGCCCGGCTGGTTACCTGGGTACACGGCCGTGGCCTCCCCCTTTATTTTATTGGCAACGGTTCCAACCTTCTGGTAAAGGATGGTGGCATCCGCGGCATAGTTGTGAAAATTGGCCGTGCCTTCGGTCAGGTCCAGGTACGAAAAACAACCTTGATCGCAGGGGCCGGGACAATGCTGGGTGTGCTGGCGTCCGTAGCCCAGAAGAGCGGCGTGGGCGGTTTGGAATTTGCCACCGGCATTCCCGGAACGGTAGGCGGGGCGGTGGTAATGAATGCCGGCGCCAACGGTTCATCCATGGCCGACCTGGTGCAGGAAGTTATAGTTATGGATTCATCCGGTGAGCTGGAACGCCGGAACGCCGGCGAGTTGGGTTTTGGTTACCGCACCAGCAATTTGCTGGGCAGTTCGCTGGTGGTGCTGGAGGTGACCTGCCGGGGCGTGGCCCGGGACGCCGACCTGATCCGGGCCGATATGGAGCAGTATCTCGCCCGCCGCCGGGCTTCCCAGCCCCTGTCCTACCCCAGTGCCGGCAGCGTCTTTAAAAATCCTCCCGGCAAAACGGCCGGCTGGTTAATTGAACAGGCCGGGTGCAAGGGTATGCGCCAGGGTGATGCCCAGGTATCTTTGGTCCACGCCAATTTCATTGTCAATTTGGGGAGGGCTACCGCCCGGGATGTGCAAATCCTGATCCACCGGGTACAGCAACTGGTTCACGAGCGCTTCGGGATAACTCTAACTCTGGAGGTACAGGTTCTCGGTGAGGATTGA
- the murC gene encoding UDP-N-acetylmuramate--L-alanine ligase encodes MQVIPRRVHFIGIGGAGMSGLASILLDLGYKISGSDLSSTDTTRRLESRGAVCHVGHAPQNLDAAQLVVISSAIKPDNAELLAAREKGIPVMHRGDLLAWLMQRQKGIAVAGAHGKTTTTSMLALVLERSGLDPTIVIGGELNDIGGNAKLGRGEYLVAEADESDGSFLKLSPLAVIVTNIEDDHLDHYGSVAEIKKAFRQFMGKVPEHGLVIACTDDPNVREVLQDLDRPVVTYGIESSGADYVLRHLSLDGERSRGEVYYHDQHLGTLELSVLGKHNMLNALAVVTAARWIGLDFQLIAQILKEFRGARRRFELLGEVGNVRVVDDYAHHPSEIKATLQAARQTEPKRLIVVFQPHRYTRTALLKEQFGEAFGEADLVIVNEIYSAGEQPIEGVNAQLIVQAIKNHGRPPVVYLPTREQIVNYLAAIALPGDLILTMGAGNVWLCGIELVKRLREKTA; translated from the coding sequence TTGCAGGTAATACCCCGGCGGGTACATTTTATCGGTATTGGCGGGGCTGGTATGAGTGGCCTGGCCAGCATTCTTTTGGATCTGGGTTATAAGATTAGCGGTTCGGATCTTTCCTCCACTGATACCACCCGCAGGCTGGAGTCCCGGGGGGCCGTCTGCCACGTGGGGCACGCCCCCCAGAACCTGGATGCTGCGCAGCTGGTGGTGATTTCCTCGGCGATTAAACCGGATAACGCCGAATTGCTGGCAGCCCGGGAAAAGGGCATCCCGGTGATGCATCGTGGGGATCTGCTGGCCTGGTTGATGCAGCGGCAAAAGGGTATTGCCGTTGCCGGGGCACATGGCAAAACCACCACCACCTCCATGCTGGCCCTGGTACTGGAAAGGAGCGGACTTGACCCGACCATTGTCATCGGAGGTGAATTGAACGATATTGGCGGAAACGCCAAGCTGGGTCGGGGGGAATATCTGGTAGCTGAAGCCGATGAAAGTGACGGGTCCTTTTTAAAGTTGAGTCCGCTGGCAGTGATCGTGACCAATATTGAAGATGATCACCTGGACCATTACGGTTCGGTGGCGGAAATTAAAAAGGCTTTCCGGCAGTTTATGGGCAAAGTGCCGGAACACGGGCTGGTCATTGCCTGTACCGACGATCCCAATGTACGGGAAGTGTTGCAGGATTTAGACCGACCGGTGGTCACCTACGGCATCGAGAGTTCCGGTGCCGACTATGTGCTCCGCCATTTATCCCTGGACGGTGAACGTTCCCGCGGTGAAGTGTATTATCATGATCAGCACCTGGGCACCCTGGAACTTTCCGTCCTTGGGAAACATAATATGTTAAACGCCCTGGCCGTAGTGACTGCAGCCCGCTGGATCGGTCTTGATTTTCAGCTCATCGCTCAGATACTCAAAGAGTTCCGGGGGGCCAGGAGAAGGTTTGAACTGCTGGGTGAAGTGGGGAATGTGCGGGTGGTGGATGACTATGCCCACCATCCCAGTGAAATAAAGGCTACCTTGCAGGCGGCCCGCCAGACGGAGCCAAAGCGCCTGATCGTCGTCTTTCAGCCTCATCGCTACACCCGGACGGCCTTATTAAAGGAACAGTTTGGGGAGGCCTTTGGCGAAGCCGATCTGGTTATAGTCAATGAGATCTACAGTGCCGGGGAGCAACCCATAGAAGGGGTCAACGCCCAGCTGATTGTCCAGGCCATTAAAAACCATGGCCGCCCACCAGTGGTTTATCTGCCGACCAGGGAACAAATAGTCAATTACCTGGCTGCCATTGCCCTGCCCGGCGATTTGATTTTAACCATGGGTGCGGGAAATGTCTGGCTCTGTGGTATTGAACTGGTAAAAAGGTTAAGGGAGAAAACAGCATGA
- the murG gene encoding undecaprenyldiphospho-muramoylpentapeptide beta-N-acetylglucosaminyltransferase, whose protein sequence is MHFVVTGGGTGGHIYPALAIARGLLAKYPEAQVLYIGRAGGLEADLVPKANLPFRSIPVTGLKRSLSPRNLLVFWQAARGVLLARQILADFKPRVVVGTGGYVCGPVVLAAVLLGIPTLIHEQNALPGLTNRLLSRFVSQVALTFDDARKYFPRKARVKVTGLPVRPEVLAWRRDEARRAMGIPEDARLVLSFGGSQGARAINLAMIEVLKQFGDRNGVYFLHVTGPGQYEEFCARAREAGLSISENGNIILVPYLDEMPRALAATDLAICRAGAATLAELTVVGLPAILIPYPYATGNHQEYNARSLEKEGAALVIRDRELTGPLLAEKLARLLAQPAKLKAMAGASRRLGRSQALDEILELIDNLAR, encoded by the coding sequence TTGCATTTTGTGGTAACCGGGGGTGGTACGGGAGGGCATATTTACCCCGCCCTGGCCATTGCCCGGGGACTGTTGGCCAAATACCCTGAAGCCCAGGTGCTTTACATCGGCCGGGCCGGTGGTCTGGAGGCCGACCTGGTGCCGAAAGCAAATCTGCCCTTTCGTTCCATCCCGGTAACCGGTTTAAAGCGCAGCCTGTCCCCGCGGAACCTGCTGGTGTTCTGGCAGGCAGCCCGGGGGGTTCTTTTGGCCCGGCAGATTCTGGCCGATTTCAAGCCGCGGGTGGTAGTAGGTACCGGGGGGTATGTGTGCGGGCCGGTGGTTCTGGCCGCCGTTCTGCTGGGTATTCCCACCCTGATCCACGAGCAAAATGCCCTGCCCGGTTTGACCAACCGGCTGCTGTCCCGTTTTGTCAGCCAGGTGGCGTTAACCTTTGACGACGCCCGGAAATATTTTCCCCGTAAAGCCCGGGTTAAAGTTACCGGGCTACCGGTGCGTCCGGAGGTGCTGGCCTGGCGGCGGGACGAGGCCAGGCGGGCCATGGGTATCCCTGAAGATGCCCGGCTCGTCCTCTCCTTTGGGGGTAGTCAAGGGGCCAGGGCGATCAACCTGGCCATGATCGAGGTTTTAAAGCAGTTTGGGGACCGGAATGGGGTATACTTCCTCCATGTAACCGGTCCCGGCCAATATGAGGAGTTTTGCGCCCGAGCCAGGGAGGCGGGTTTAAGTATATCCGAAAATGGCAATATTATCCTTGTACCTTATCTTGACGAAATGCCCCGGGCACTGGCGGCGACCGACCTTGCCATCTGTCGTGCCGGGGCAGCCACCCTGGCAGAGTTGACGGTGGTAGGGTTGCCGGCCATCCTCATTCCCTACCCCTATGCTACCGGGAATCACCAGGAATACAATGCCCGTTCCCTGGAGAAAGAAGGTGCCGCTCTGGTCATCCGGGATCGGGAGTTAACGGGGCCTTTGCTGGCTGAAAAGCTGGCCCGGCTTCTGGCGCAGCCGGCAAAACTGAAGGCGATGGCCGGGGCCAGCCGCCGCCTGGGACGTTCCCAGGCCCTGGATGAAATACTTGAGCTAATAGACAACCTGGCCCGGTAA